A genomic window from Camelus ferus isolate YT-003-E chromosome 9, BCGSAC_Cfer_1.0, whole genome shotgun sequence includes:
- the LGALS7B gene encoding galectin-7 isoform X1 gives MNVPHKTSLPEGIRVGTVLRIRGVVPDKAGRFYVNLLCSEEPGGEAALHFNPRLDESTVVFNTLERGAWGQEERGSGIPFQRGQPFDVLLIATEEGFKSVVEAQGQEHGWVGRQDRETSFSRKWSLQTLHHTGYSSLSICASGVRW, from the exons ATG AACGTGCCCCACAAGACCTCTCTGCCCGAGGGCATCCGAGTCGGTACCGTGTTGAGAATTCGTGGCGTTGTCCCGGACAAGGCTGGCAG GTTCTATGTAAACCTGCTGTGCAGTGAGGAGCCGGGCGGTGAGGCCGCCCTGCATTTCAATCCTCGGCTGGACGAGTCCACCGTGGTCTTCAACACCCTGGAGCGCGGCGCCTGGGGCCAAGAGGAGCGGGGCTCGGGCATTCCCTTCCAGCGTGGGCAGCCCTTCGACGTGCTCCTCATCGCCACCGAAGAGGGCTTCAAG TCTGTGGTCGAGGCTCAGGGGCAGGAGCATGGATGGGTTGGGAGACAGGACCGAGAAACAAGTTTCAGCAGGAAATGGTCGCTGCAGACCCTGCATCACACAGGCTATTCTTCACTTTCAATCTGCGCATCAGGAGTCAGGTGGTGA
- the ECH1 gene encoding delta(3,5)-Delta(2,4)-dienoyl-CoA isomerase, mitochondrial — protein sequence MAAAVVAPHRFRDLLTRRLTGLNRLGLSPSLHLMGSSAQDEASRAALKEAPDHSYESLRVTAPQKHILHVQLNRPEKRNAMNKAFWREMVVCFNKIVDDDDCRAVVISGAGKMFTAGIDLMDMASELFKPQGTDVARNSWQLRSLITRYQETFSVIEKCPKPVIAATHGGCIGGGVDLITACDIRYCAQDAFFQVKEVDVGLAADVGTLQRLPRVIGNQSLVNELAFTARKMMADEALNSGLVSRVFPDKEVMLDAAFALASEISSRSPVAVQGTKINLIYSRDHSVTDGLNFMKSWNMSMLQTEDVIKSVQALVEKKDLKTVTFSKL from the exons ATGGCAGCGGCGGTGGTGGCACCTCACAGATTCCGCGACCTGTTGACCCGGC GATTGACAGGCCTTAACCGCCTGGGTCTCAGCCCTAGCCTTCATCTCATGGGCTCCTCTGCACAAGATGAGGCCTCCAGAGCAGCTCTCAAGGAAGCCCCAGACCACAGCTATGAGTCCCTTCGGGTGACTGCTCCCCAGAAACACATTCTGCATGTGCAATTAAACCGACCAGAGAAGAGAAATGCCATGAACAAGGCTTTCTGGAG GGAGATGGTGGTTTGTTTCAACAAGATTGTGGACGACGATGACTGTCGGGCCGTGGTGATCTCTGGCGCAGGAAAAATGTTCACTGCAG GGATCGATCTCATGGACATGGCTTCAGAACTCTTTAAACCACAAGGAACTGATGTGGCCCGCAACAGCTGGCAGCTCCGTAGCCTCATCACCAGATACCAAGAGACTTTCAGTGTCATTGAGAAG TGCCCTAAGCCAGTGATTGCTGCCACCCACGGGGGCTGCATTGGTGGAG GCGTGGATCTCATCACTGCCTGTGACATCCGGTACTGTGCCCAGGATGCCTTCTTCCAGGTGAAG GAGGTGGACGTGGGTTTGGCAGCAGATGTAGGAACCCTGCAGCGACTGCCCAGAGTCATCGGGAACCAGAG CCTGGTCAACGAGCTGGCCTTCACTGCCCGCAAGATGATGGCTGACGAGGCCCTGAACAGTGGGTTGGTCAG TCGGGTCTTCCCGGACAAGGAGGTCATGCTTGACGCAGCCTTCGCCCTGGCATCTGAGATTTCCAGCAGGAGCCCCGTGGCGGTGCAGGGCACCAAAATCAACCTGATCTACTCCCGCGACCATTCCGTGACAGACGGCCTCAACTTCATG AAATCCTGGAACATGAGCatgctgcaaacagaggacgtcATTAAATCTGTACAGGCCTTAGTGGAGAAGAAGGACCTGAAGACCGTCACCTTCTCCAAGCTCTGA
- the LGALS7B gene encoding galectin-7 isoform X2 — MNVPHKTSLPEGIRVGTVLRIRGVVPDKAGRFYVNLLCSEEPGGEAALHFNPRLDESTVVFNTLERGAWGQEERGSGIPFQRGQPFDVLLIATEEGFKAVVGDSEYHHFRYRIPPARVRALEVGGDLQLELVKIF; from the exons ATG AACGTGCCCCACAAGACCTCTCTGCCCGAGGGCATCCGAGTCGGTACCGTGTTGAGAATTCGTGGCGTTGTCCCGGACAAGGCTGGCAG GTTCTATGTAAACCTGCTGTGCAGTGAGGAGCCGGGCGGTGAGGCCGCCCTGCATTTCAATCCTCGGCTGGACGAGTCCACCGTGGTCTTCAACACCCTGGAGCGCGGCGCCTGGGGCCAAGAGGAGCGGGGCTCGGGCATTCCCTTCCAGCGTGGGCAGCCCTTCGACGTGCTCCTCATCGCCACCGAAGAGGGCTTCAAG GCTGTGGTCGGGGACTCGGAATACCACCACTTCCGCTACCGCATCCCGCCGGCGCGCGTGCGCGCGTTGGAGGTGGGCGGGGACCTGCAGCTGGAGCTGGTGAAGATCTTCTGA
- the LGALS4 gene encoding galectin-4: MAFVPAPGYQPTYNPTLPYHNPIPGGLRVGMSVYIQGMASQHMKRFSVNFVVGQGPGADVAFHFNPRFDGWDKVVFNTQQDGKWGKEERKMSMPFSKGAAFELVFMILPEHYKVVVNGNPFYEYGHRLPVQTVTHLQVDGDLELQSINFIGGHPAPFQPPMPNPTYPGPGQYHQQSRSLPTMEGPPAFNPPVPFMGRLQGGLTPRRTIIVKGYVPPTGKSFVINFKVGSSGDLALHINPRLNEGVVVRNSRLKGSWGPEERKLSYNPFGPGQFFDLSIRCGMDRFKVYANGQHLFDFSHRLSAFQTVDMVEIQGDVTLSYVQI, encoded by the exons ATGGCCTTTGTCCCTGCACCGGGCTACCAGCCCACCTACAACCCG ACGCTGCCCTACCACAACCCCATCCCAGGTGGTCTCAGGGTCGGAATGTCTGTTTACATCCAAGGAATGGCTAGCCAGCACATGAAGAG GTTCTCTGTGAACTTCGTGgtgggccagggccctggggcggACGTGGCCTTCCACTTCAACCCCCGCTTTGATGGCTGGGACAAGGTGGTCTTCAACACGCAGCAGGACGGCAAGTGGggcaaggaggagaggaaaatgagCATGCCCTTCAGCAAGGGCGCCGCCTTCGAGCTGGTGTTCATGATCTTGCCGGAGCACTACAAG GTGGTGGTGAATGGGAACCCCTTCTATGAGTATGGGCACCGGCTCCCAGTGCAGACGGTCACCCACCTGCAAGTGGATGGAGACCTGGAACTCCAATCAATCAACTTCATCGGGGGCCACCCTGCCCCATTCCAG CCACCCATGCCTAATCCGACGTACCCA GGTCCTGGACAGTACCACCAACAATCAAGAAGCCTGCCT ACCATGGAAGGACCCCCAGCCTTCAACCCG CCCGTGCCATTTATGGGGAGACTGCAAGGCGGGCTTACACCCCGAAGAACCATCATAGTCAAGGGCTATGTACCCCCCACAGGCAAGAG ctTTGTCATCAACTTCAAGGTGGGATCTTCGGGGGACCTGGCTCTGCACATTAACCCCCGCCTGAATGAGGGCGTCGTGGTTCGGAACAGCCGCCTGAAAGGCTCATGGGGACCAGAGGAGAGGAAACTTTCCTACAACCCATTCGGTCCTGGACAGTTCTTTGAT ctgtCTATTCGCTGTGGCATGGATCGCTTCAAGGTTTACGCCAATGGCCAGCACCTCTTCGACTTTTCCCATCGCCTTTCTGCCTTCCAGACAGTGGACATGGTGGAGATCCAGGGTGATGTCACTTTGTCTTACGTCCAGATCTGA
- the LOC102522290 gene encoding galectin-7 has translation MNVPHKTSLPEGIRVGTVLRIRGVVPDKAGRFYVNLLCSEEPGGEAALHFNPRLDESTVVFNTLERGAWGQEERGSGIPFQRGQPFDVLLIATEEGFKAVVGDSEYHHFRYRIPPARVRALEVGGDLQLELVKIF, from the exons ATG AACGTGCCCCACAAGACCTCTCTGCCCGAGGGCATCCGAGTCGGTACCGTGTTGAGAATTCGTGGCGTTGTCCCGGACAAGGCTGGCAG GTTCTATGTAAACCTGCTGTGCAGTGAGGAGCCGGGCGGTGAGGCCGCCCTGCATTTCAATCCTCGGCTGGACGAGTCCACCGTGGTCTTCAACACCCTGGAGCGCGGCGCCTGGGGCCAAGAGGAGCGGGGCTCGGGCATTCCGTTCCAGCGTGGGCAGCCCTTCGACGTGCTCCTCATCGCCACCGAAGAGGGCTTCAAG GCTGTGGTCGGGGACTCGGAATACCACCACTTCCGCTACCGCATCCCGCCGGCGCGCGTGCGCGCGTTGGAGGTGGGCGGGGACCTGCAGCTGGAGCTGGTGAAGATCTTCTGA